Part of the Crossiella cryophila genome, CGGCGTGCTCGGTGTAGCCGAAGGTGAACGCGGAGCCGCCCGCGATGGCGATGACCGGTCGGCCGGGGCCGGGTTCCAGGCCGTGTTCCCAGGTCGCCGGGGGCAGTGGTGGGGCGGAGCGGGCCAGGCGGAGCACGGCGTCCAGGTCGACCGCGCCGGCGACCTTGTCCGCGAGCGCGTCCACCACCTCGGTGGCCGCGCGCCCGTGTTCGGCCGCGGTGACCAGGCCGAGGTGCCGGGAGGGCAGCTCGAAGGCCGGATCGCGCGGCAGGCTGCCGAGCACGTCCAGGCCGACCTCGGCGCATGCCTCGGTGAGCACCTGGGTGTGCCGGTCGGAGCCGACCTTGTTGAGCAGCACCCCGGCGATCCGCACCGCCGGGTCGTAGCTGCGGAAGCCGTGCAGCAGCGCGGCCAGGCTGCGGCTCTGGCCGCGGGCGTCCACGACCAGCGCGACCGGCGCGTCCAGCAGGGTGGCCACGTGCGCGGTGGAGCCGTGGCCCGGCGTGCCGAGGCGACCGTCGAACAGGCCCATCACGCCCTCGATGATCGCGATGTCGGCATCGCGCGCGCCGTGCGCGAACAGCGGGCGGACCCGGTCCTCGCCGCAGAGCACCGGGTCCAGGTTGCGGCCGGGACGGCCGGTGGCCAGCGCGTGGTAGCCGGGGTCGATGTAGTCGGGCCCGACCTTGCCGGGTGCGACGCGCAGGCCGCGGCGGCGCAGCGCGGCCATCAGGCCGGTGGCCACCGTGGTCTTGCCCGCGCCGGAGCCGGGGGCGGCGATGACCAGTCTGGCTACCACTCGATCCCCCGCTGGCCCTTCTGCCCGGCGTCCATCGGGTGCTTGACCTTGGACATCTCGGCGACCAGGTCGGCGGCCTCCAGCAGCGCGGGCGGGGCATAGCGGCCGGTGATGATCACGTGCTGGTGGCCTGGCCGGTCGCGCAGGGTGGCCACGACCTCCTCGACGTCGATCCAGCCCCAGTGCATCGGGTAGGTGAACTCGTCCAGCACGTACATGCCGTGCCGCGCCTCACCGATGCGGCGGGCGATCTCCCGCCAGCCCTCGCGGGCGGCCTCGGCGTGGTCGGTCTCGGTGCCCTTCTTCCGGCTCCAGGACCAGCCCTCGCCCATCTTGTGCCACTCGACCTCGCCGCCCTCGCCGGTCTGCTCGTGCAGCCTGCCGAGCGCGCGGAACGCCTCCTCCTCGCCGACCTTCCACTTGGCGGACTTGACGAACTGGAACACGCCGATGGACCAGCCCTGGTTCCAGCCACGCAGCGCCATGCCGAAGGCGGCGGTGGACTTGCCCTTCATCTCGCCGGTGTGCACCACCAGCAGCGGCCGGTTGCGGCGCTGCCTGGTGGTCATCCCGTCGGCGGGCACACTGGTCGGTTGTCCTTGCGGCATCGGTTTTCCTCCCGGCTCAGGCCGCGCGGGCGGCGCGCACCACGCCGGCCACCCGGTCGGCGGACAACTCGTCCAGGGTCAGGCAGTTCGCGCCGAGGGCGATGGCCAGGCGGGCGGCCAGGCCGAGGCGGACCAGGCCGTGTTCGCAGTCCACCACGATCGCGGCCACGCCGTCGGCGGCGAGCAGGGCGGCGGCGCGCAGGGCGTCGCGGACCGGGTCGCCGTGCACGCCGACGGTGGCGCGGCCGTCGGTGACCACGACCAGCAGCGGGCGGCGGCGCGGGTCCCGCAGGCGTTCGGCGGCCAGGGTCTTGCGGGCGCGCAGCAGGCCGTCCGCCAGCGGGGTGCGGCCGCCGGTGCGCAGCCGTTTGAGCCGGGCGGCGGCCGCGTCCACCGAGGAGGTCGGCGGCAGGGTCAGCTCGGCGCTGTTGCCGCGGAAGGTGACCAGGCCGACCTTGTCCCGCCGCTGGTAGGCATCGCGCAGCAGGGACAGCACCGCGCCGCTGACCGCGGACATCCGCTTGCGGGCGGCCATCGAGCCGGAGGCGTCCACCGCGAAGAGCACCAGGTTGCCCTCCTTGCCCTCGCGGACCGCGCGCCGCACGTCCTCGCCGCGCAGCAGCAGGCCGGGGCCGGTGCGGCCGCGGGTGGACTGGTGCGGGGCGGCCGCGGCCACGGTGGCCGACAGGTGCAGCCCGTGTCCGTCCACTGTGGACGCGCGGACCACCCGGCCGAACTCCGACCGGGACCGGGAACGCCGTCCGGGCGCGCCCTCGCCCAGGCCGGGGACCTGGAGCAGCCGGGCGCGGAAGGCGGGCGCTGGGGTGGCGGGGGCCTGTTCGCCGCTGCCGGAACCGCTCGGCCTCGGCTGATCGGGGCCGGACCGCTCACCGTCCGAAGTGGACTGTTGCTCGCCCTGCGGCGGGGCGGAGTTCTCGCCGTGGTCCTGGCCGCCGCCGGGGCCGTCCGGGTCGTCCTCCGGCTCGGGTCGCGGTGGTTCGGCCTCCTCGGCGGCGGCGGAGAGGGCCTGCTGGAGCTGCTCCTCCTCCAGGCCGGGCTCGTCGAAGGGGTCGCGGCGCTTGCGGTGCGGCAGCGCGAGCCGGGCCGCGACCTCGACATCGCTCGCCGCCACCGCCTCGGCGCCGCGCCAGGCGGCGTGTGCGAGCGCGGTGCGGGCCACCACCAGGTCCGCGCGCATGCCGTCGACCTCGAAGGCGGCGCACAGCGCGGCGATCCGGCGCAGTTCGACATCGGGCAGGGTCACCGCGGCCAGTGCGGCGCGGGCGGTGGCGATGCGGGCGGCCAGGTCCTCGTCGTCCGGGGTCCAGCTGGCGGCGAAACCGGCCGGGTCGGCCTCGTAGGCCAGGCGGCGGCGGACGACCTCGGTGCGGGTGTCGGTGTCGCGGGCGGCGAGCACGGTGACGGTCAGGCCGAACCGGTCGAGCAGCTGCGGCCGGAGTTCGCCCTCCTCCGGGTTCATCGTGCCGACCAGCAGGAAGCTCGCCGCGTGCGAGATGGACACGCCTTCACGCTCGACGTGCGCGCGGCCCATGGCGGCGGCGTCGAGCAGCAGGTCGACCAGGTGGTCGTGCAGCAGGTTGACCTCGTCCACGTACAGCACGCCGCGGTGCGCGCCGGCGAGCAGGCCGGGCTGGTAGGCGCGCACGCCCTCGGTGAGCGCGCGTTCCAGGTCGAGCGAGCCGACCAGGCGGTCCTCGGTGGCGCCGACCGGGAGTTCGACCAGCCGGGCCGGGCGGCTGGTGGCCGCGCCGTCGTGCGGGGCGTCCGGGCAGCCGGGGTCGGGGCGGGCCGGGTCGCAGGCGAAGCGGCAGTGCTCGACCACGGCGACCGGGGGCAGCAACGCGGCCAGGCCCCGCACGATGGTCGACTTGGCGGTGCCCTTCTCACCCCGGACCAGCACCCCGCCGATCCCCGGGTGCACCGCGTTGAGCAGCAGGGCGAGCCGGAGATCGGGGTGTCCGACCACAGCGGAGAACGGGTAGCCGACGGTCATGCGCGCGGTCCTTCCTCGGGTGTCCACGCCCGGGGCCGGAGGATCGAGGGGCCGAGTCTCCTGACTCCCGGAGGCAGGCTCCGGTCACAGTGGCGGGACCGTCCCGGACTCGCACCGGGTTCCTCGCGCACCCCTCGCTGACAAAGCAGTTCGCATCGTCGCACAGGATCAGGCGGTCGCGACCGTCTCGCTGATCACGCTTGCCCTGGCCAGCGCGAGCAGGTCGGCGCGCACCCGGGCCAGCGGCGTGCCCAGGTCCTCGGTGAGGTGCCGCACCAGCTCGGCGCGCATCGCGGCGAGCAGCGCGTGCGCGAGGAAGTCCGCCGAGCCCGCACGGGCCGGGTTGGCCCGGGTGATCCACTCGGCGAGCACGCGGTGCCGTCCGGCGGCGGAGCGGCAGCAGGAGCCGGGCGTCGCCTCCGCCTCCAGGGCGGCGACCAGCGGGCGCAGGCGCTGGGACTCGTCGAAGAGCACGCCGAGGTAGGCGAGCAGCCGGTCCACCGGATCCGCCGTGTCCGCGCAGGCCGTGTCCACCTTGTCGGTCACCTCGCCCCGGTACTGGTCGAGGAGTTCGCGGAGGAGTCCGCAGCGGTCGCCGAAGCGGCGGAACAGCGTGCCCTTGCCGACCCCGGCGGCCAGCGCGATCTCGTCCATGGTGACCGCGTCCGGGCCGCGCTCGATGATCAGCCGCTCGGCCGCGGCGAGGATCGCCTGGCGGTTGCGGGCGGCGTCGGCACGCTCGGCCACGGAACTCCTCCCTGGGTAACCGGACTGGCGGTCCGAATTTACCGGACCGGTCAGGCGCGGCGGGCGAGCACGCGCAGCGGGGCGCGGAAGGAGAGCAGGCCGAGCATGGGTGGTTCGGCTTCGAGGAGTTCCAGGCGGGGCAGGCGGCGGGCGACCTCGGTGAGCACCACGCTCGCCTCCGTCCTGGCCAGTCCGGCGCCGAGGCAGAAGTGGCGGCCGTGGCCGAAGGCCAGGTGACGGCGGACCTCGGGGCGGGCCGGGCAGAACCGCTCGGGGTCGGGGAAGACGTCCGGGTCCGCGCCGGAGCCCGCGAGCAGGAGCAGCAGGTGCGCGCCGCGCGGCACGTCGACGCCGGAGAGGGTGGCCGGGCGGGCGGCGATGCGGCGCCAGGTGTTCACCGGTGGTTCGCGACGCAGCACCTCCTCCACGCAGGCATCGGCCAAACCGGGTTCGCCAGCGGCCAGCCGGGGCCACAGGTCGGCGTGCGGGATGAGGCGGTGCAGCAGGGTGCTGAGCAGCTGGCTGGTGGTCTCCTGGCCGGCGATGAGCAGGAAGTAGCAGACACCGACCGCCTCGGCGATGCGCAGCGGGCGGTCGCCGGGCGCGCGGTGCGCGGCGAGCTGGCCGAACAGGTCCGGGCTGCCGGGGGTGGCGGCGCGGATGCGGGCGGCCAGCCACTGGTGGAACTCCCCCGCCGCCTCGGCCAGGGCCTG contains:
- a CDS encoding cobyrinate a,c-diamide synthase is translated as MVARLVIAAPGSGAGKTTVATGLMAALRRRGLRVAPGKVGPDYIDPGYHALATGRPGRNLDPVLCGEDRVRPLFAHGARDADIAIIEGVMGLFDGRLGTPGHGSTAHVATLLDAPVALVVDARGQSRSLAALLHGFRSYDPAVRIAGVLLNKVGSDRHTQVLTEACAEVGLDVLGSLPRDPAFELPSRHLGLVTAAEHGRAATEVVDALADKVAGAVDLDAVLRLARSAPPLPPATWEHGLEPGPGRPVIAIAGGSAFTFGYTEHAELLAAAGAQVEVFDPLRAEALPEGAAGLVLPGGFPEQHAEELSANAPLRAAVAALATAGAPVHAECGGLLYLARELDGRPMCGVLPAIARMTPRLTLGYRDAVALGDSVLQQAGTRRTAHEFHRTELVPASGATAAWAWRQDDRPHAEGYVLGSVHASYLHTHPAEDPGSIARFVSHAATFAARQP
- the cobO gene encoding cob(I)yrinic acid a,c-diamide adenosyltransferase, with the translated sequence MPQGQPTSVPADGMTTRQRRNRPLLVVHTGEMKGKSTAAFGMALRGWNQGWSIGVFQFVKSAKWKVGEEEAFRALGRLHEQTGEGGEVEWHKMGEGWSWSRKKGTETDHAEAAREGWREIARRIGEARHGMYVLDEFTYPMHWGWIDVEEVVATLRDRPGHQHVIITGRYAPPALLEAADLVAEMSKVKHPMDAGQKGQRGIEW
- a CDS encoding putative cobaltochelatase → MTVGYPFSAVVGHPDLRLALLLNAVHPGIGGVLVRGEKGTAKSTIVRGLAALLPPVAVVEHCRFACDPARPDPGCPDAPHDGAATSRPARLVELPVGATEDRLVGSLDLERALTEGVRAYQPGLLAGAHRGVLYVDEVNLLHDHLVDLLLDAAAMGRAHVEREGVSISHAASFLLVGTMNPEEGELRPQLLDRFGLTVTVLAARDTDTRTEVVRRRLAYEADPAGFAASWTPDDEDLAARIATARAALAAVTLPDVELRRIAALCAAFEVDGMRADLVVARTALAHAAWRGAEAVAASDVEVAARLALPHRKRRDPFDEPGLEEEQLQQALSAAAEEAEPPRPEPEDDPDGPGGGQDHGENSAPPQGEQQSTSDGERSGPDQPRPSGSGSGEQAPATPAPAFRARLLQVPGLGEGAPGRRSRSRSEFGRVVRASTVDGHGLHLSATVAAAAPHQSTRGRTGPGLLLRGEDVRRAVREGKEGNLVLFAVDASGSMAARKRMSAVSGAVLSLLRDAYQRRDKVGLVTFRGNSAELTLPPTSSVDAAAARLKRLRTGGRTPLADGLLRARKTLAAERLRDPRRRPLLVVVTDGRATVGVHGDPVRDALRAAALLAADGVAAIVVDCEHGLVRLGLAARLAIALGANCLTLDELSADRVAGVVRAARAA
- a CDS encoding TetR/AcrR family transcriptional regulator, whose translation is MAERADAARNRQAILAAAERLIIERGPDAVTMDEIALAAGVGKGTLFRRFGDRCGLLRELLDQYRGEVTDKVDTACADTADPVDRLLAYLGVLFDESQRLRPLVAALEAEATPGSCCRSAAGRHRVLAEWITRANPARAGSADFLAHALLAAMRAELVRHLTEDLGTPLARVRADLLALARASVISETVATA
- a CDS encoding cytochrome P450 produces the protein MRATTGSLDELDLFGPRFVGDPWPSFAELRERAPVHHDQRTGLWLVSRHADVRAVLADPDGFIPDNALTAITPIPPPQLRVLARARFSLPPTLANNGTDSHTGLRRLVAGYFTPGRVRDAEPRIRALANDYLDRLPATGSFDLVSGLAAELPCRVLLDLLGLTEVDLPVLKAWSAASLELFWGRPDPDRHQALAEAAGEFHQWLAARIRAATPGSPDLFGQLAAHRAPGDRPLRIAEAVGVCYFLLIAGQETTSQLLSTLLHRLIPHADLWPRLAAGEPGLADACVEEVLRREPPVNTWRRIAARPATLSGVDVPRGAHLLLLLAGSGADPDVFPDPERFCPARPEVRRHLAFGHGRHFCLGAGLARTEASVVLTEVARRLPRLELLEAEPPMLGLLSFRAPLRVLARRA